One window of Chitinispirillales bacterium ANBcel5 genomic DNA carries:
- a CDS encoding biopolymer transporter ExbD, with product MSFLSSCKTFTHPSEAADVADVDVTPVMNMFIILIPFLVSMAVFTQLSIHSFSVPPNVSEALQQTDEKPKLRLTVVLAEQYLALTVGDTMLDSIGVQPDKSHFQVLRESLLTNRSGLDIKDEVVVAVRDAIRFQAIVKTMDLCREAGFSQIGVSSATENPLEGI from the coding sequence ATGAGTTTTCTCTCATCATGCAAGACATTCACTCACCCGTCCGAGGCGGCTGATGTGGCCGATGTAGATGTTACTCCGGTGATGAATATGTTTATCATTCTTATTCCGTTTCTTGTGTCTATGGCTGTTTTCACCCAGCTTTCAATACACTCCTTCTCGGTTCCGCCAAACGTATCAGAAGCTTTGCAACAAACTGATGAAAAACCGAAGCTTAGACTTACTGTAGTTCTGGCCGAGCAGTATCTGGCACTTACGGTTGGAGATACAATGCTCGACTCTATTGGTGTGCAACCAGATAAAAGTCATTTTCAAGTACTAAGAGAGTCACTGCTAACCAATAGAAGTGGTCTGGATATTAAAGATGAGGTGGTTGTCGCAGTGCGCGATGCAATCAGATTTCAGGCCATTGTAAAAACAATGGATCTATGCAGAGAAGCCGGTTTTAGTCAGATTGGTGTATCAAGCGCTACAGAAAACCCTCTTGAGGGGATCTAA
- a CDS encoding biopolymer transporter ExbD, with protein sequence MSALKNVSAYAENNSGVFKPQLTSLVDVMVILLVFLIKSFSVEGSLVTPAQNVNLPLSSTDESVTQMESIEVTTDAILTDGVEIVSHSTYLNNDTLFIEPLYNWIKSEYAEVDEEETKSIMLQSDKDIEFNVIKRIMYTCSRAGITDFTVLVLNEE encoded by the coding sequence ATGAGTGCGTTAAAAAACGTTTCAGCTTACGCAGAAAATAACTCTGGTGTGTTTAAACCTCAGCTAACCTCTCTTGTCGACGTGATGGTTATTCTGCTGGTTTTCCTTATTAAAAGTTTTTCTGTGGAGGGCTCGTTAGTAACTCCCGCTCAAAATGTAAACCTGCCATTGTCCTCTACAGACGAATCTGTCACTCAGATGGAAAGTATTGAGGTTACTACTGATGCAATACTTACCGATGGAGTAGAAATTGTCAGCCATAGTACCTATTTAAATAACGATACTCTCTTTATTGAACCACTCTATAACTGGATCAAATCAGAGTACGCGGAGGTTGATGAAGAGGAAACAAAGAGCATCATGCTTCAGTCGGATAAAGATATTGAATTCAACGTGATAAAAAGGATTATGTACACCTGCAGCAGAGCCGGTATAACCGACTTTACAGTCCTTGTACTAAATGAGGAGTAA